TTGTGTCATGGGAATACCACCTAAATATTGAATGAGTTCATTTAAAATGATTGCATGACCAAACTCATCTTTAGCGTGTTCATTTAATTCTTCTGCGATTGTAAAGTAAGCTGCCCCTTTCAACATATTGGCATGTTGTGCATATTGAACTGCAGCCGCATATTCCCAGGCTAAATCAATATTCAGGCCGTAAACAACTTGTTCAATTCCAGCTTTATTTTGCACTTTTAAATTCTCCTTTCCTTGTTATATCAAAAACATCGTATGTTTAATGACCCAAAAATGACACTGAGGAAAGTATAGATAATAGAAGTGAGGGGACATAAACCATAAGGAATATCTAGTTTTGAAAGATAAATTGACTACCGACAATGCCAGTGGTACTATGTCGGTACGATATATTAATAAAAAGGGTGATGAAGTGTCAGTTAAACATATTTTACTAGGTGTGTTGAGTTGGGCACCAAATTCGGGATATGGAATTAAATCAGAAGTCGAGTATAAAGGAAGAGAATTAGGATGGGGAAGAGTTAGCTTTGGTAGCATTTATCCACAATTAAAAAAACTCGTAGATGAAGGTCTTATTCAAACGTTACATACTGGAAATGAGGGGCGTAAAACAAAGATATATGAGCTTACTTCTAAAGGGTGGACGGAATTAACTCATTGGCTAAATCAGCCACCATCTCCTCCAGAAATGAGAGATGAACTTTTTATTAAAATGAGCTTTTGGGATACAGGGAGCCCAGAAGACAGAAAATCATTAATTCATCACTTACGATCGCGGTTAAAAGAGAATAGGGAAATGTTATCCCATTTTGAAGAGTGGACTAAGAATGATCTTTCTGCCATAGGTGAAATCGGTGGAATAAGCATGGATTTTATTATCGCTCGTATTCGTTTTGATATAGAATGGTATGAAAAAATGGTAGCAGTGATGAATCAACAATCAAACATTCCTCGTCAAGACCCGGATCAATTATTTGAGAAAGCTAAGGCTAGAAGAATTGAGGCTTTGCGAAAGGATTTAGTTGATGAAGATTGATTTAGTTAAACAGGAGATGCTTAGAAAGTCCTCTTTCGTATTAAATAAGAGCAATCCAAAGCCAAGAATGGTGAAAAAAAACAGCATTCTTGGCTTATACTTTTGTCTGTAAAATGACTTCTTACAAAGCCCCTTGATAGAAAAGTTTAAGGTGTATGCATTTCTTCATTTTTTAACGTAATTGCCGAGAAGTCGCCCACTTCTAAA
This portion of the Bacillus carboniphilus genome encodes:
- a CDS encoding PadR family transcriptional regulator is translated as MKDKLTTDNASGTMSVRYINKKGDEVSVKHILLGVLSWAPNSGYGIKSEVEYKGRELGWGRVSFGSIYPQLKKLVDEGLIQTLHTGNEGRKTKIYELTSKGWTELTHWLNQPPSPPEMRDELFIKMSFWDTGSPEDRKSLIHHLRSRLKENREMLSHFEEWTKNDLSAIGEIGGISMDFIIARIRFDIEWYEKMVAVMNQQSNIPRQDPDQLFEKAKARRIEALRKDLVDED